TTGGGTGGAGACCAAATCAGAGCCAAatggagagtgaatattggacttccattcatGGTGGAGGGCACAAACAccgctccaaatgaatgctaataatGCTGTGCAGGGATGTCAACGGTAAACCGTAGAAGCCTGAAGTAAAAAATTAAGCATGCTAAAAGAAGCTTAAGTGTGGGACCATTTCCTCCtgaaagtcaaatgtaaatCGTGTTATGCTACTCAGTTTAGTAGCAGTACTAGAACCATGCTGTACCACGTTAAGAACAAGCACCCAGCTGCCATGTCCGAGGATGGCTCGCAGCCAAAGATCATGTCGCTGctagccggggggggggggggcatcatcCAGTTGGTGTGCTGAATGATTGAGACCGATGCGCTATCAATCAGTGTGGTAGGTGGCGAGGAATCCAAAGACCTAGCTTGGTACCTCGAGCATGAGTACGTAATGCTGTCGAGAGCTGTGACTAAACGCATTGAAATACACTTTGAGAAGGAGAAGCATGAGCTATAAGTCAAGCTAGCTGGGGCAGACAAGCTAAGCTACATGACAATTTGACCTTTGTCGTTGGCCTGCGTTCACGATAACGTGTCTCGTGATCGTTGCTGCTGGAAGGCTGGTGAAACACTTCAGCCCTAGACCCCCCACCACTGTTGGCACTGAAAGCCGGACTAAAAGGAAGGCGCTTCTTGTCAATTTgcgttttttttattaaaaatgaaccGGTTAGTAACCCGTCAATGGGTGTCTGGCTATCAAAAGGAAAATGAACCGAAACTGAAATCcataaagctggatttatggtcgccGTAGTGTCTCTGGCTCGAGGGTCCTTGCGCCCAAAATGTCATTGGGACATGCCGAAGGCTCCGCAAGCTGTCGCGGCATGGTGGTCGTGCACCTCTGAATTTTTTGGAACTAGGTGACGCGCCCGCCGCAACGCTTCAACATGGACGTCTGTGAAACTAGACTGGTCGAGCCAGCACGTaatttcaagcacctctacgaCCCCTTCCAcgagagaccacagggacagccacGTGATTCTGAACGCATGGAGAGAGACTGCCGCCACattgaatagaaaaaaaaacagatacattcttcctcagcaacaacaaactcTAGTGCAGagggcagccatgttggtttataACGATCTTCCACTGGCGTTTCAGAGAATACTGCAACAGATCGCCCGTTAAGCATAAACGCCTCGGTGCAATCTCAACGCTCACACGAGCACAAACAAGGCCTAATGCTGTGTATCTGCTAGATGTGTAGATAggcaactgttagctaacatgttcacagcAGTGACTGTCAGGCCTTCGCTGTGTCCCAGTCCTATGCTATTTACTGTCTTCACTCTTGACTAAATACTACTTGACTTTGAGTGCGCTGTGGATGTACACgattctcccacaatgcaatgcacaaaggaaatgtcTCCCAAGTGttcaataataatatcataGGAAGAAATGCAGACAAAATATAGAATTATGAAATGGTGAAATAATCCAGTTGTTTATTACCCTGCTCATTATTGAAATAATATTTCATCCAGcttcttttcaaaatgacaagGCCACTTTCGTGATTGGCTGTCCGCTCATTCAGACCAGACCATATAGTGTGACCAAAATGTCTCACATGCATCActatgaattattttacttgaCAATAAGCTTTTACAATAAGTTCAGGTATGAATTCTGACATGAATTTTTTTCACAGATCTAAGATCAGACAGTTGAGAGAACGTTTGTCAGGAGGCAActctcatgttgttttgtttttttcctgtgtatTGTCAGGATGAATTGTGGAGGATCCAGGAAAAGCTGGAGTGTTTCTTTGGAGCCTTGGTGGGCTCCAACGTCTACATCACTCCGCAGGAGTCCCAGGGCCTTCCAGCTCACTATGACGACGTCGAGGTACAGCAATGACTTCAGGACTGGACTCAATCAGCAGCCAAATCCGCTTCATATGTAATTTCATGTAATTTGGTCAGTGGTGGTATTTTGATGTTGTCTCTGGTGGAAGTGGAGCTGATATAGATTCTTTTACACACTGGTGGGTAGGTTAATCCCAGTTCAATGCTCCACCTGACACCAAGTGCCACAAGGCTGGAGGTGCATGGGGTAACACAAAAGTGCTGagcaaatgagagagagagaatttaaGAATTTTGActccttttaaataaaatgtgtgtctgtgagcacccgcccctttgtatttagttaaaaaaaaaaactggaccagatctgaatcaaacaaccaatcagggtaatcaggggttCTCTTCTAACCGTTCTGATttacactccaatccagaaccttctgtagaagcccttgtttgtacagagtcgacatgattggccagttacgtgctagctaacccctgattggttgtttgattcagacctggtccagttttgtaaaagacaaaatacaatacattgggcggcatggtggcgcagtggttagcactgtcgcatgggaggtaaagccggttagagcgggttgggggttcgatccccggctgcccccgtcatgtcgaagtgtccttgagcaagacactgaaccctaagttgctcccgatggagaccagcaccttgcatggcagctcggtcgccattggtgtatgaatgtgtgagtgaatgggtgaatgagacttagctgtaaagcgctttgggaaccgtgaaggttgaaaggcgctatgtaagtgagatcatttaccatttatttcatttatttacaaaggGGGCGGATGCTTACaggcacattttttttaaggGGCCCTTCAATTAGACATTGTTAGTGAcgtgcaatggtcaaaatgtgttatttcaaccaaaattataattcagtaATATAGCCTGCTATAGCTTTAATGCGAGCGgtaacatttttgaaaaatgctaTCACATGATAGTGAGCTTTCAAAAATGCGCACTATGTTTCCAATGTGAAAGAACTTTGAAGAGAGTGCTACACTCAGCGATTTAATGTCAGTCCTTGAGTTGTACTTTCTGAGAGTTTCTCAGCTCAGAACCTTTAGTGCCATGAAGAAAGCCCGCTTGCGGATCAGCAAGATGGCAGGTACCATCTTGGTGTTCTCAGTAACATGCTgatggtggggttttttttccccaggtgTTTATTCTGCAGCTGGAGGGACAGAAACATTGGCGTCTCTACAGTCCTACTGTTCCGCTGGCAGCAGAGTACAGCTTGGAGTCAGAGGACAGGATCGGCAGCCCAACCCATGATATTATGCTGAAGGTACAACGCCCTAACTATATagttgatgtttgtgtgtatgtgtgtgtgtgtgtgtgtgtgtgtacaagacgAAAACATAATGAACGCAGATGCTTCCACACAGTTGCACTGCATGGTACAATTAAAGTCgagattaaatgaaaaatgtctttttaacccttttagatcacatctttatatatatatgtgtattatatatatacatacatacatacatatatacacatatataaatatatgtgtgtgtttatatatatacatacgtaaggatgtgatctaaaagggttaaaaagatgtttttcatttatctcGACTTAaattgtatattattattataatatataattatatatatacatgtatatattctGAAAGCATTCACAACCTGTGTTCTTTTACGAAAAAAATCATCATGCTTTTTTGATTCTCATCTCCTTCCACATTTTTCATCGTACAAACTTCATTCAAACGTCAAAATATTCAGCTTAATTAGGACTTGTGCGCTATTACTTTTCTCATTCATATCTTTCATACTTTCCAAAATATTCAAGGTTTTCCAGGAAATTTTTCTGAATGGAGGGAATGTTCAAAATCTCAAAATCTTCAAGGTTTTTCAACTGTTAACTACTCATCCATACATTCAGTTAGAAACtccattcaaacatcaaaatgttccACATCTTCCACACTTTCTAAGCATCATTTGACtttcaaatcccatgaaaacttttcaaaatattcaacttCGTTTGAAGAAAACTTTTTCAGCCCTACTGAGCGTTTTACATTAGTGTGTATTGCGCGGAATGTTCAGAGCTAGAGTGGGTGATGTTATCGCCAGATTGGAGAGGGAAagcaaaattgtattttaaaaaaaatctcttaaaATTGCGCCCACGCCCACAATGTTCACTCAACATCCATGATTTATACATCCACTTGTAGGATAATCTGTGCTCTTTCATACGATGTTACTATGGAATCAAATGGAGAGGCACACAGCTACCACTGTCGTCCTCTAAGTGACGGGAATATGAACCAACTGGCCCATAGACTCTCATATTAACTGAGAGCACAAATTTTaggagggaggcagaaaaaGGGACTTTTGTAAACTGCTCCTGTGCCCATATTTTtgacactacacacacaaaactcacacCGCACCTTCAGCAGGATGTCTTCTCTCTTACGGTACATTTATTTAGACGATAGGAGTTACAGTCTTTTCGTAAAAAAGCAGGAGTTTGAGAGGTGCGCCTCAGCTAAAATCACTATGAATTTAACTCGGTGAGCCAAGAGTCTGATTGAGATCAGCTGATTagtgtttgacacacacacaggtactaAGACATACTCGCACTTTGTGAGgcattttttcaagtctgaaCTCTTTATTCATACTTTCAGCCAGAACCTCCATTCAAACCTTAAAATGTTCCTTTCTTAACTTCTAAATCCCATTCATTGCATTTAGaccattttctatttttccaaCTCTTCACACTCGTTCAGCTGATTCTTCGTGACGTCAGCAATCCAGTTCAGCGTCAGCCTTTCAACAGTCAGCATTCACACCGCAGTTTCTTCAGAAATTGCCTTTTCTAGTTTTGTTATACAAGGCTGCCGTATGAGCATCAGTTTTTGAATGAGTTgaatcttctctctctctctctctctctctctctctctctctctctctctctctctctctctctctctctctctccacagccgGGAGATCTTCTGTACTTTCCCAGAGGAACCATCCATCAAGCCAACACTCCAGCGGGAGCGCACCACTCCACCCACTTGACCCTCAGCACCTACCAGAGAATGTATGAGACCTCCTCCTCTATCCGTAGCCTTCATTTTAACACTGTGTCTACGCGAGGAGGCGTAGTGAAAGCAGCttcttaaaacaaacactttgggATGCGTTTATACgttgtaaaaatgtaacattttaatcAGAGGATAAACCCCCTGAGATGCACCATGTGGTCAAGGGGTTCCTCGGGCACAAAACATGGAAGTTAACCTCGTAGCGGCgtcggctaacgttagcttaagcGAAATAATTGACCAAATACTCATCCAGTGACAAGACAGCTAAGGTAACGTCACAGTCTTTTGGGGAGAAATAACATTAATGTAGCATTAGCAGTTTGGAGTGAAAGCGCTGCGTGGAGGAGCTCATCAAACACAGAAGGAATTACCGTTAGCTTCTGATTTAGCTCATCAAACTCCATGATTTTGGTCGTCGTTAGATATGTATCATTTAATAAAGTACTGGAAACACGCAATTCTGGTCAGGAAACACGTCGGCCCTGTGTAGGCAGATTGCTCTGTCTTTAGCACGACATTTAACCTGCCCTGCAGGATCTCTTGAGCATGTTTCTTGGCAAAAAGTGCTTGAAAAATGAAGtcctttacatactgtacattgcaGTATTACACACAGGTTTATAAGGCGCCACGGTAGTGTGAAAATAAACTCTGGGCAATCGTTTGGTATGGCGTATGGAGTGTCACTCTGATAGTCTCCCACCTGTCTTTCCCTCAGGTCATGGGGAGATTTGCTCTTGGACATATTTCCCAGCTTGCTGTGGGACAGAAGCAGGACTGAAGTTGGCCTGAGAGAGGGCATGCCCAGAAGACTCTTACTGGTAAAgcggtttgtttgtggtgtaaCAAAGATTCTAGACTTTCCGTCTCTCTGTCGACCTATGTCTGTGCACGTAGACACCCAGTGTAGACGGAGCCCATTTTGCATCCAGCCCTCAAGCCTTCAACAGTCATCCTGTCAAATGAAAGTTTCACCCTGGGAGATGCTTCCACTCTCAACATGTCGTGTTTTTTTGGAGTCATTTTGCCGTGCAGTTGTCCTTGAATTTGCTCATCTGAACCAGAGGCGCAAAACAGCAATTTTTATGGCTTTAGTTGGTGGAGGCACGCATACAGACCCCTCCAAAATCACTTAACACCTGCAAGCATTGCAAGCTTCTGCGTCTCACCAGGggaaatgttgtatttattcaCGTCTTCAAGCACGAGCATTCACACCGACTCTGTCTGggtttgtttggctgtgtttttgtgtgtgtgtgtgtagggtagCAGCGAAGGCCAGGACACCAGCAGGCGGCTGGCGGCTGGCCTCAGATCCCTGGCCGATGAAATGGTATCAGGGATGCAGGAAGTCCGCTCCACTCACATGAAGAGGGACTTCATCATGAACAGGCTGCCACCGTACAGCCAGCAGGAGCTGCTTACGCcatgtgagcttgtgtgtgttcgAACATGTACATGGGACTGTATACTATGTGCACATTGATAAAATTTACATtgccattttgtgtgtgtatgtgtgtgtgtgtcacagctggCAAGATTCCTGCCATGGAGGATATGGTGTGTTTGAGGTTTAAAGACCATATGGTAATAACAGTGGAGCCCAGCCAAGAAAAAACCGTAAGTCCATTACGGCTGTCATTTTTAAGTATTTAGGCTTGTCGACTCTGAAACCACTGGTCAGAcgaacaaaatgttgaattcagTGACatattcagctctgtgtgtgtttcaggatgaGGCAGCAGAGCTGGTAGTCTTTGTCTTACATTCTTTGAAGAACCAGAGGGAGAGCCACATGATGGGCGATGAGGTGGAAGTGGACATCTCCAGGGTAAGCTTGTAAGCTTGGCGCTGACAggattttaaaggataaggcttcCGCTTTGGACCGCCGACTGTACTCTTCATCCAGCTTCACTCAACCTATCGGTGTCATCCTGGATTCGTCACAGAAAGACATTTGCTTTCTGCAAGATACACCCTCAAAGCCCCCGTTTATGCTCATATGAACCAATGGACTTGGGGGCTGAGTCTCAAATACAGGGTAGGAAAGTCAGAAAGCATTGAGAGAGGACTAATGTGACTACGTGCATGTGTATCGGTTCATAAGTCACTGCAGTGATTACTGCCGGGTCTGGCATATGGAAGGGTGTGTGAACGATTGCACGGCTAGAAAGGGAGGTGGCGAGGTCACCGTCCGATAGCAGGGGTCACAAACGAACACCTGAAGCACACCGTACTGCACCTAGGCAGCGTACTGGCAATGCATAGTTCTTAATGTATGTGTAGGAATGTTTGGTTGAGAATGTGTTGTTCAAACACATTGccgtgtgtctttgtctctgcagggcTTGCAGTTCCCTCTGTCCCACCTCCAggccctgcagcagctgcagcaggtagAGCAGCTGGCTGTGGCCCAGCTTCAGCTGCCCACACAGGAGGACAAACTCAGTCTGGTCCTGGCTCTCTGGAGTGAGAGCCTGCTGGTTGTGCTATAGCGCACCACAATGTCAAAATATCACTGAAGTGAAGTATAAAATTCATATCTGTTGATTTTTGTGAATACCACTGAATTTTTCTGTTTGCCttattgtgggtttttttctgcctcctcctgaATAAAGCTGCCACAACTCCAGTAATGCAAATGTTGCTTTTTGCCCCCATAGCAATACTATGTTTATCATATCACATATTCTATACAGCTGCTCCATTTAGATGGATACATGCAGTAGACCCACTTCACACTAGCATTAGCGAGAGAGTCTGGGCTGGTCTCTGTTCAAGTAACTCAATACAatctctcattcagcatttcttttgttGGTCTTTCTGACAAAATGGAAGTGTATTCCTAGAGTTTTCACTTACTTTGTGGTACAGAGCGACAGTGGACAAATGCACATTGATTTATTGAACTGGAGTTACAGCCAATGAACGTGTCCTTGCCTTTCTTTAACTTGCTCCACGCTTGTCTTCCCCATCGGCATCAGAAAGTTTTAGGAGAAAACACCAGCAAGTTCTAGAGGTCATCAAACATTTCCAGTTCTCCGCGAGCTCTGAGGAGAGGCCTTGCATGCTTTCTTAGCCTCGGAGCTCTGAGTTGATTGTCCACATggtccctcttcctccctcaagACAGAAAACgggttttgttttcctccatttAGATGTGTGAATAAAACTTTAGCCGGAAGTATTAGGTTATACAATTCCAAGTCACTTTTCTTGTCCACTGAGGTAATACCAAATGCCACACTTTCTCTTACGAGAGGAGGAAGTGGTAATTCCTGCACATCCTAGTAGTAAATgcaatagaaaaataaatgatctgTGGTTCCAATTTCATTATTAGTTattactaattattattttgaaaaggtctTAATGTCTTGGGGCTAGCAGGGTATAATGTAGTAAGGAGTAATATAGCTAGTTCCACCTATTTAACATAAGATTCTCAAGACCGTTGGATGACTGAGTTTCTGTTACTGGATACAGGAGATTGTTCAGGCAATTGCGTGCCAATTTATTTGAGTTTCtttcagccaaaaaaaaaaaaatcatggccATTAAATTGCAATGTTAtcaaatgttgtttaaatatgCAGGATAAATGCACCTTTGCTAAGGATTCCATTTAAGATAGATATGTCCTTCCAACGGCTGTAAAGTCCCCTTTGTAATGAGGTATCTGGCCTAGATTTACATTCGTGAATTTTATCTTCGTGCCCGGAACTAGGGGGTTGCAGGGGTGGGCTGTGCTAAGTGGGCTAATCTAGGTGTGCTAGACAAacttttgtttcagtttttctttctgttacaACTAGGTGGgtacaaaatcaaataaatcaagaAAGTTACTCTTATTGTTtcaaataaagattaaaaaaaatatccacTAGACATGATGGGAGAGGCAGGGGAGAGCTTCAgtttttaatactttatttGATTAAAGTGTGCAAAAAATAATTTCTAATTCTGCTTAAttgaattaaagaaagaaaacaaaaaataaacaacttaCAGCTGTTGATATTAGGTGACTTCCTGTATGGATGATATCCGCCATCTTGTCTGCAGAAGAGGTGGGAATCATGAATCGCTTCGCTGATTCAAATCACTTCAAAAGATTCAGTAACTACGAATCAGCTCAAAGATTTGCCTCCGCTGCAGCCTAAACACACTGCCCACATTCATGTGAACAcctgatttggtctgaatgtgGCCCCAGGAGCTTCTTCCTATCAGATAGGATGAATCTTCAACCAGTCAGCGGAATTACCTTTAcaataacattatttttattgtcattgtaggtcataaaacaaaattatgtGCGGCAGTAAGAgcataataatgaattattatttaattagtaAAGGCTAAGGGGcatcattaattaatattataacCACTACCATTACTTTATAGACCTGCTCTAcataaagtgtcatgagattacttctgttatgattctatataaataaaattgaattgataTGTATGTTTCGCAACagatgtatttttgtgttgacGCTGCACTGTCTAAAGGCAAagaacctttattttgaagggcaCAGCGCAAACATAATTGATAGAgcacactagccaatcagaagcaaggGAGCGCTGACGGCACACCCACCAATGAAAACGAACCACTGAGTGGTAAATTTGTTTAGTCAGTAACAACtaaatttgtagtttttgtacttttttgtttttattttaaaaaacgaCCTGTTTGTGGTTTCTGCCTGTGTCAACTGCACCGAAAAAAACCCAAACGGTTAAAAGTACCGTGGTCCCGTAGACAGGCGGTAACAGCAGGAAACTGACGCGTGAATAAATAGCGGAACTACAGCGCGAGCGTAGCGAAAGTACCCGGACGGGTTTAATCGGCGCACTCAAGTAGCCTCCATGACAGGTAGCAGTTGACAACAACACCAAGGTAACAGATTTTCTTTCAGTTCATGTACATTGTGACACACAGTTGCACTGacttacagtttttttttctggtcatGGATGCCTTTGTCTTAAGTGTGCAGCCACCACCCAGACCGCAACACGAAATGTGGCAGAACGTAGCCGAAAGCAGTTCATGCGAGTGTTACGATTATAATTGCATTTGAGGAACAAAGTGGGGCGAAAGCAAACTCTACTACATCTGCCAACGTTACtatgtgtcatttatttcagaaactggaagaaaatgcatttcGAAAGgcttttgattgtttttttggggTGAAATCAGTGTATCTCTGCAACGAGatacatttcccataagccaATAttctagatagatagatagatgtattTGACAAAATGGTACTATGGGTGGATAAACAGGAGCCGAACTAATTATGAACTGATTGGACTAAGTAAATTAAAAAGATAGACTCCAATTAAAATGTGAACTGAAATGACCATCATATTGTGCtaaaattaaagctgcagtaggcaatattattgaattataatttaggttgaaataactaattttgaccattgcatgtcatgAACAATATTTAATCGAAGGGGGCtcctgtaaataaaatgtgtgtctgcgAGCACCCGTCCATTTGTATTTAGTTTCTCTGAAAATTGGACcgggtctgaatcaaacaaccaatcagggtaatccCCTGATTTGTACAGAGTCGACATGATTGGCCAGTTATgtgctagctaacccctgattggttgttggattcagacctggtccagtttttttaagactaaatacaaaaggggcGGGtgctccacagacacacactttttgaAGGAGCCTttcaatagagtgctgcagggatgacgtatttttgtaggccaatCCGGAAGTtggcatcgccctggttccctcgacaaaaagccagtGGGAGTTTTCTATGGattccctttttttatttttattttttatttttttgggattattgcagaaaataagctctgtggcaaacaaaagtttatgatacttgcacgtttttgttcagcaagataatcttcactgatgaacGCCACTTTTCATGATTTTgttgaagcgtaaatggaatcgccagaagtaaaaagctaacgttaggctataaaggaactactccacggtcgcattacttctACGTCACCACCGCTatgcttaacttttaagagagtatacatagatatagatatagagtataaacacaacaaggctgtaaagtCGGAtgagtgagtagatgactttccgtaTTAGGCATGAAGATGTTACTGTCCGCGACGGCCTCTGTCGTCTCATTTAGCTGCTTGTTAGCAACCACGTGTATGTCTTTTTCCACGATAAAGCAATTGCTGTTAACATCCCTACTGGCAGAGACGGTTTAGAAAGGAGATGGCGCAACTTAGCGTCACTTCCTGTATCAGTGTCACATGGGTTTCGCCACCGCCCTGCCCCTTAAGGAGACTAGTGGCAGAGTCTATTCACTCTGATGGGAGAAGCACcgaagtaaatattggacccaTTTTTCACGAAATTCAGCAAGTCCTGTCGTCATTGAAGGCAAGCGTTTGGGCGCGCTTTGGATTCAAAAGccatgtttgttcaagtgttcatttttctgatgagttttaattagttatttgatgctataaaaactgGGTGcaacgtcatgattgacagctgagattgactgtggccagcggccgtatccgggcagagtttggcttcatttttgtacaatgtggaggaagtggagccgtgtcggccatcttttatatacagtctatgttcACGACACAGAAGCACCAGCGTTTCTGGTGTGTTGACACATCAATTATCCGGGAAATCAAACTGCAGATCCACGAAAATCTGGCAAAGTGTGCACAGTAAGAGAAGCGACAGGGATCTCACAACACCTTAATGCCCTTATTTCAGGGCCAACCTGTTTGAAAACTCTGGTCTCTTTTGCAGTTGATGTTGGCCTCTCTGTCCACGATGATGTCGCATGGTTTCAAGAGCAGTAAGCAGGACTTTACCTTTGGACCATGGAAAGTGACTGCTGCCAAAAACCACATCATGAAATCCAAAGACATTGAACGGTGAGATGTTCCCCTCAAAGCAGGTTGCAGATATTTATTTGTCTTCTAACTTTTACTTGTTAAACACTACATTAAATACTTGACTCTTTAATGCACGACAGAaatgatgagag
The Enoplosus armatus isolate fEnoArm2 chromosome 13, fEnoArm2.hap1, whole genome shotgun sequence genome window above contains:
- the riox2 gene encoding ribosomal oxygenase 2; amino-acid sequence: MPKKNKAKNVKRRSSDDEQLPPKQSRVTHSDTPSPSSPLCFRSPAGLFESLLHPMGTEQFFREHWEKKPLHLQRSDPSTASYYQSLFQLSDLQSLCCQGLEYYRDVNVVRCVNGKKKVLNKEGQVKNSVLSKNMVQNKATIQVHQPQRFKDELWRIQEKLECFFGALVGSNVYITPQESQGLPAHYDDVEVFILQLEGQKHWRLYSPTVPLAAEYSLESEDRIGSPTHDIMLKPGDLLYFPRGTIHQANTPAGAHHSTHLTLSTYQRMSWGDLLLDIFPSLLWDRSRTEVGLREGMPRRLLLGSSEGQDTSRRLAAGLRSLADEMVSGMQEVRSTHMKRDFIMNRLPPYSQQELLTPSGKIPAMEDMVCLRFKDHMVITVEPSQEKTDEAAELVVFVLHSLKNQRESHMMGDEVEVDISRGLQFPLSHLQALQQLQQVEQLAVAQLQLPTQEDKLSLVLALWSESLLVVL